Within Amycolatopsis sp. cg5, the genomic segment GCGTCGCGGTACGCGACCTGGGGGAGGCTGGATCCCGGGCCGCGTGACGCGGTGCCCGGGGAGGTGCTCGCGCTGGCCGGGAGGTACCTCGGTGCGCACGGTGGTGAGCTGCCCGGCGCGGTCGTGCTCGATGTCGGCGTCGTGGACGGGCGGGCCGCGATCGTCGAGGCGAACATGGCCTGGTTCTCCGAGTACTACATGGCCGACCTCGACAAGGTGCTAGATGTCGTGCTCGAGGCCGCAGGGCCGTTGGCGGAGGTCGCGCCGCGGGACCGCCGGTTCGTGAGGGGCTCCTCCTGGGAAGGCTTGGCGGAGGAGCCCCTCACGGGCTAGTTCGGGTTGTTCGCGTGGGTCAGGGTCTGCCAGGAGACGAAGAGGGCGTTGGTGCCCGCCGGCCGCCTGGACTCGGTGAGTTGCTGGGTGTTGGGCATGTCGTTGCCGAGCCGGGTGTGCATGGCGTTGTAGCCGACCTCGGTGACCGGGCCGAGGCCGAGGTTGAGCTTGCCGCCGCAGAGCCAGGACGGCACGGCCGCGCCGAGTTCGTACTTGGCGTGGAAGCCGAGGCCCTGGCGGAGCCGGTCGCCGATCTCGGGGTAGAGATCCTGGCCCTGGATACGGGTGGTCTCCGCGAAGTCGGCGATCGCGGCGAGGCCGTAGCCGGTGTGGGTGAAGTCGCGGCAGGTCTCCTGCGCCAGTCCGTCCACGAAGGTGCTTTGGTTCTGCCAGTATTTGACGACCTTGGCCTTGGTGTCGAGGCCGCTGCCCGGTGTCACGCGTGGCTGCGAGCCGTCGGAGGTCAGGTAGATGTAGGCGGGCACGCGGGCGCGGAACTTGGACACGGCCGTGTCGTAGCTGCCCTTGTCCTCCAGGAACACGGAGATGCCGATGGCGGCCTCCAGCATGCTGAGTTCCCAGTTTCCGTTGCTGTTACTGCCTTTGATCACCGTGGGCAGGTACACGTTGCGCAGCATCGTCCCGAACCGGCCCGAGTTCGGCCAGCTCGAATAGGTGTATTTGATGATCTCCGCGGCGCGGGGCCACGATGAGCCTGCCCAGCCGGTTTGCAGTGGGGCGTTGGAGTTGGTGTGGCTCTTGATGGTGGCCGACCAGGCGTCCATGATCGCGATGGACTTGGTGGCGTAGCGGGAATCGCCGGTGATGTACCAAGCCAGTGCCAGCGAATACGCGGCGATGGCGTCCTCGCGCTCGTCGGTGCAGCCGTAGTTGGGCTTCGAATACGGTCCGCATTCGACGGTCGCGCGAGGCTTCGGGGTGCGGGTCAGTGAGGCGTAGCCGCTGCCCAGCATCTGGTTGTAGGCGTTCTTCCACGGCTGGGCGCCGGAGTTGACCTTGCCTTTGACGAAATCGAGCTGGGTCTTGCTGACCAGCACCCCTGGATGGGCGAAGGTCGCCGGCGCGGCGGCTGCCGGGGTCGCGGTGACAGCGAGCGAAACGAGTAGTGCCGCCGCTGATATTCGGAGTCCACGTTGACGTACGAACATCATGCTCCTTTTGCAGGGAAGGAGTTGAGCTGTGCCTTGCAGTGTGAATGGTCTAAACCAAGAGAGTCAAGGTCTTAGTTTTTGGCCTGAATAAACACATATGTGAATGATCACCCGCGCAGGCGGCGTTGCGCCTGGTGGAGGTTGGCCGGTGAAATCGCGGTCGTGCCGTAACTTTCCAGGCGGGCGTTCAAATCTCCGGCGAAATCGGGTTTGTCGATCTGCCCGAAGTCGCGGACGGCCGAGATGGCGACGGTCGCGCTGCACGGTGCCACCTTGTCGATGCGCACGCAACCGGCCCGCTCATTGGTGACCGTGATGTTCCAGTGAGCGAAACGGCCGCCGTACAACGGGCCCGCGTCCGCGCTGCCGCCGTGCGCGCCGTCGTTCAAGATCGTGATTTCGGTGCGGACATTGGCGAACGGCAGCCCCCGGTGAGTGTCGAAGGTGCCCGCTTCCATGACGCCGCGCGACCAGACGTTGCCGGACGACAGCCCTTCCACGTTGATCCCGTGGTGCGCCGCGCCCGGTGTCGTCTCGGTGAACTTGGCGATACCGAAGTCTTCGACGAGGTTGTCATGCGATTGCTCGCGACATGCGTAAGAATGGTGTTGGCCGCGACCCGACACCCACGTCCGCGACAGCGTGATGCCCTTCGACGACACCAGCAGGAAGCCGTTGTCACTGTCCACGACGGACACGTTGTCCGCCCAGCAGTCCCACGCGCACTGGAAGACGAGCCCGTTGTAGCCCTTGTCCTTGAGATGCTGCGGCCGCGCGGTCTTGACCATTTGGATGGTCAGGTCCTCCACGCCGGATCCGCTCACCGGCGTCACCATGGTGGTCAGCCGTGGCCGCCATTCCGGCCGCGCGTCGAGCGGCAGCGGCTGGCTCAGCCGGATCTGCTTGCCGCGCACCGCTTCGATGCGTACCGGCCACTGGAACGGCCGGTACGACAGCAGCTTGGTCTTGTCCGACCACTTGTACGCCGCGGTGCCGGGCACGTCGCCCGCCATGTGCCGCAGCAGGCTGTAGTCGGCTGTGTCGTCGAGTTGCAGCAACACCCGGCGTCCCGCGCAGAGGCCGCGCGCGTCGTCGACGGTCAGGGTGAACGCGCCGCGCGTCGCAGGAGCGGTGAGCGTCGCGATCGGCTTGGTCGCGGTGCCCTCGTTGCCGGTCCAGCCTTCGAGTGGCCAGTCGTGGGCTTGGATGGCCGTCACGAGATCGCGATAGCGGTCGCGATGGCAGACCCAGACCAGGCCGCCCGACCAGCTCCACGCCGAATTGTCGCCGCCGCCGTAGCGGCTGCGGTTGATGCCGATGATCTCTTCGAGCGACTTGGTGGCGAACAACGTGGTCCGCTCGCGCCCGGCGCCGCGCAGCACGACGTTGTCGTAGCCGATGCGCACGATGTCGTCGATGCGGTAGGTCCCCGGTGGCAGGTGCACCGCGCCGCCGCCGCGCTTGCCGACCTGCTCGATCGCGCGGTTGATGGCGGGTGCGGCGTCGGCCGAGCCGTCGGGTTTCGCGCCGTACGCCAGCACGTTCGCGTGCACCGGGACGTGGGGAAGCCGTTGCCCGGTCCGGTATCCGGCATAGGCGACGTTGGGGATCTGCGGGTGATTGTGTGGGTTCTGGGTGAATTCGCGCCACAGCGCGGAGCTTTCGTCCTGGGCGGCCAGCGCTGTTCCGGTCATCGGGTAGGTCGCCGCGAGGGCCGCGACGCCCGCCCCGCCCATCAGGAATTTTCTCCGCTGCATCTCCACGCGCACACGGTAAAACCGCTTTACATCCGATGTAAATAGTCGGCAGCGGTCAAGAATGCGACAAAAGCGGAGATGTACCGCTGAGAGGTCCGATGTAAGGACTCGTGAGTGTTCCCGACGGTTCTAGCCGTCGGGAACACTCACGACCCATGCCTACCTGAGCCCGCCGTCGACGGCGTTCATGAGCGCGCCGGTGCCGTCACCGGACATCTCCCACGCCATCACGCCGAGCAGCCCCTTGCTCTTGAGCCAGGCCGTCTTGGCCGCGATCGACCAGGTGTCGTCGAACGTCCACCACTGCCCGTTGTTGCCGGTGTAGCAGGACGTCGCGACGGCCGCCGTGTCGTGGTAGACCGTGCAGCCGGGCACCGACGCGATGAGGTTCGAGTACCCGCGCGTGCCCGCTTCCTCGGCGAACTGCCCGGGTGCCGCGCCCGTCGCGGACTGCCATTCACCGTTCTTCCCGCCAGGGGCAACGCCTTGCCAGCCGCGGCCGTAGAAGGCGAGCCCGAGCGTCAGCTTCCGTGGATTGACGCCCTTGTCGGTGTAGGCCTTGATCGCTGCCTCGACACTGAACTTGTTGGTGTACGGGTCATCCGCGTCGGCGTACAGGTTGCCCTGGTGGCCAGTGCGGTTCGGCTCCCACGAGTTGTCACTGCCGGCGCCGTGGAAGTCGTAGCCCTGCACGTTCGCCACGTCCAGGTACTGGAAGATCTTGTCGACTTCCCAGCCACCGGAGACCTTGCCGGGGTCCGCGGGCGTGAACGCCTGCAGCTGGTACCGCTTGCCGGTGGTCGCGCCGTACGCGTCGAGCTGTGTGCGGAACTCGGCGAGCAGCGCGGTCAGGTTCTGCTTGTCGTTGGGACTCCAGTGATTGCCGGGGTGCCCGTCGGGACTGCCCGGCCATTCCCAGTCGATGTCGATGCCGTCGAAGATGCCCGCCGCCGTGCCGGGACCACCCGCGCCGCCGTACGGCGCGATGTTGCCCTTGATCCAGGTGTCGACACACGACGAGACGAACTTCTTGCGCGAGGCGTCGGTGGCCGCGACATCCGAGAAGTACTTCGAGTACGTCCAGCCGCCGAGCGAGACCAGCACCTTGAGGTTCGGGTTGGCCGCCTTGAGCTTCTTGAGCTGGTTGAAGTTGCCGCGCAGCGACTCCCAGCCGGTGTCGCCGACCCCGTCGACCGACTGCGAGGCCGACATCGGCCGCGAGTAGTCGGCTTCCGCGTCACCCGAGCCGTCACCCTGGTTCGGGTCCTGCGGGTTGGCGCTGGTGCCCTTGGTGACCCCGGACAGGCAGGTCAGGTTGACCGGGTCGATGTTCTGGAACGCGTACAGCAGATGCGTCAGCTTCGACGCCGCACCCGAGGTCTGCAGGTTCTTCACGAAGAACTGCCTGCCGTAGATGCCCCACTGCACGAAGTAGCCGACGCGCGCGTAGCCGCTGACGATGTCCGTTGTGGACGCGGTCAGCGCGTTGCTCGCCGCGGACGCGTTGTCGTAGCCGTCACGGGCTTTGACGGTGAAAGTGTACGAAGTGGATGGTGAGAGCCCGGTGACCTTGGCGGTCGTCGTGGTGACGGTGGCCGCCAGCGAGCCGCCTCGGTAGACGTCGTAGGCGACGACGCCGGTGTTGTCGGTCGAGGCGTTCCAGGCGAGCGTCACGCTGCCCGAGTCCGCGGCGGTCGACCGCAGATTGCCCGGTGCCGTCGGAGCCTGCGTGTCGTCGCCGGGGTTGTTGGTGGTGACCGTCAGCGGCGCGCTCGCCGGCGACGCGGTTCCCTTGGTGTCCTTGGCCTTCACCGTGAACGTGTACGCGGTGTTCGCGGTGAGACCGGTGAGCGTGGCCGTGGTGCCGGTCACCGAGGCGGCGACGGTGTCGCCCTTGTAGACGTCGTAGCCCGCGACGGGCAGCGAACCTGCCGTCGAGGCGTTCCAGGCCAAGGTGACCGTGGTCGTCGTCTTCACGGTGGCGCGTAGATTGCCCGGCGCCGACGGCGGCGTGTCGGGTGAGCCGTCGCAGTTGGCGTTGTCCACCCGGCACTGGGTCGGCTGGACGGCCGAGCTGAGCTGGAAGGTCGGGCTGTACGGATACGTCGACCGGCCCGGTTGCAGGGTGGCGATGTAGTACGCCGGGGTGAGGGTGACCGAGGTGCCGGACTGGCTGATCGTGCCGTGCTGCCCGGAGGTGGCGGTGACGCCGGACGGCAGCTGGAAGGTGATCGCCCAGTTGCTGACCGCGGCGGAGCCGGTGTTGGTGACCGTGTATTCGCCGGTGTTCCCGTTGAGCACCAGCGCTGCCTTGAGGCTGCCCGCTGCCGAAGCAGGCGGGCTGAACGAGGTCGTCGCCAGCAGTAGCGTGGCGAACGCGACGAGTAAGCGGCGGAGGGTACGTCTCATGGCTGTTCTCCTAGCGACTAAGGAGGTGCCTGCTGTGGTCTAGACCACAAAAGAAGGTAACCCGCCGATGGGCAAACGTCTAGACCACTTAGTAGGGCACTAGCCGAGCAAGACCGTCGAAGCCGCCACGCGAAGGCAGTCGAGCGCGACCGGCAACAGCGGATTGCCATTGTGCGGCCGATGCACAGCGAGCACCCGGCGGCTCGCGGTCACCCCGGTCGGCCGCAGCGCCCGGATGTCCTCGCCGGAGACGGCCAAACCGGGCAACATCGCGACGCCGAGCCCGCGCGCGACGAGGTCGCGCAACACCGTGTAATCGTTGCTACGGAAGATGATGCGTGGAGTGAACCCGGCATCCTGCGCCAGCCGCCCGAGCGAGCGCGCACCCGCGGTGTCCTCGCGCGTGCACATCCACGGCTCGTCCGCCAGTTCGGCGAGATCGACTTCAGGACCTTCCGCCGCGTGCGCCGACGGGACCGCGATGGTCAGCGGTTCGGCGAGCAATTCCGTGCGGCGCAACGATATGGGCCATTCGCGCGGTGCGAGGTCGTACTCGAAGACGAGTGCCAGATCGACCGAACCGTCCACCACCCCGCCGAGCACCTCGTCCGGCTCACCCTCGTCGAGCTCCACCTCGGCGCCGGGACACCGCGCGACGATCTCGGCCAGCGCGGGCGGCAGCACCCGAGCGCTCGCGGTCGCGAAGCTCGCCAGCCGCAGCGTGCCGTGCTCGCCGAGCGCGATCGCCCTGGCTTCACCTTCCAGCTTGGCCAGCGCGCCGAGCACGTCCTGGCTCCGCTCCGCGAGCAGCCTGCCAACCGCGGTCGGCCGGACGCTGCGCGCCGAGCGCTCGAACAGCGCCGCGCCGACCGCCCGTTCCAGCAGCATCATCTGCTGCGAGACGGCCGACGCGGTGTAGCCGAGCGTCCGCGCGGCCTCCGCGAACGATCCGGTGCGGACGCATTCACGCAATGTGCGCAGGTGGATCGGGTTGAGCACGCCGTGACACTACGGCAGCCTGCCCCGCAGTTCCATCGCCGCGCGCACCCGGCTCTGCGCGATCGACATGGCCGCCGCGTGCGGCAGCGTCCCCGAACGCTCGGCCGCGGTCAGCACCTGATCGGTGTTGCGCCGCACGCGTTCGGCGACCGAGGCCATGATGACGGCCGGGTCCGGCCGGAACGGCGAACGCCGGGCGTCCATCGCGAAGGCCGCCGCGATCACGCCGCCCGCGTTGGCGATGAAGTCCGGCACGACCGTGACCCCGCGCCCGGCGAGCACCTGCCGTGCCGCCGGGGTGGTCGGCAGGTTGGCGCCCTCGATGATCAGCTGCGCCTTGACATCCGGCGCGAGGCCGACGTCGAGCACGTCCTGGCGGGCCGCGGGGATGAGCACCTCGCAGTCGACGAGCAGCTCGGCGCCCGCCGCGATCCGGTGCTGCGGCGGCGCGGCCTGGACACACGCGTCGCCGTGTTCGGCGCGCAGGTCAAGCCACTTCGGCACGTCGAGGCCGCTGGGGGAGTAGATGGCGCCTTCCGAAGTCGACAAGGCGACGATCTGCGCGCCGAGTTCGTGCAGCCGCCGGGCCGCGGCCGCGCCGACCGCGCCGAAACCCTGGATCGCGACACGCGCGCCCGCCGACGAACGGCCGATCCGGAACAGCGCCGCGTCGGCCGATTCGGCGACGCCGTGCCCGGTCACGCCGAGCTTGTCGTAGGGAACGCCGCCGAGTTCCTCGGGCACGCCGACGGCCGCGCCTCGGTCGCCGAGTTCGTCTTGGATGATCGCCGCGTCTCGCTCGGTCAGGCCCATGTCGAGCCCGGCGACGTACTGCGAAGGGATTTGATCGGCGAGTTTGCGCGCGAACGCACGCAAGACGCGTTCCTTGTCCGCGCCGTTCGGATCGCCGGCGATGCCCGCCTTCGCGCCGCCGTGGAAGAGATCGACGGCCGCCCACTTCCACGTCATCACCCTGGCGAGCCGCGCGATTTCGTTGACAGAGACGTCCGGGCTCATCCGGACGCCGCCCTTGCCGGAGCCGCGTGCCGTGTTGTCGATGACGAGCACGCCCCGCATCCCGGTTTTCGTGTCCGAGACGCAGACGATCTTCTCGGGTCCCCACTCGTCCATGCTCTGCAGCAGATCCACGCAGTGTCCTTAAAAAGAGTC encodes:
- a CDS encoding glycosyl hydrolase family 28-related protein: MQRRKFLMGGAGVAALAATYPMTGTALAAQDESSALWREFTQNPHNHPQIPNVAYAGYRTGQRLPHVPVHANVLAYGAKPDGSADAAPAINRAIEQVGKRGGGAVHLPPGTYRIDDIVRIGYDNVVLRGAGRERTTLFATKSLEEIIGINRSRYGGGDNSAWSWSGGLVWVCHRDRYRDLVTAIQAHDWPLEGWTGNEGTATKPIATLTAPATRGAFTLTVDDARGLCAGRRVLLQLDDTADYSLLRHMAGDVPGTAAYKWSDKTKLLSYRPFQWPVRIEAVRGKQIRLSQPLPLDARPEWRPRLTTMVTPVSGSGVEDLTIQMVKTARPQHLKDKGYNGLVFQCAWDCWADNVSVVDSDNGFLLVSSKGITLSRTWVSGRGQHHSYACREQSHDNLVEDFGIAKFTETTPGAAHHGINVEGLSSGNVWSRGVMEAGTFDTHRGLPFANVRTEITILNDGAHGGSADAGPLYGGRFAHWNITVTNERAGCVRIDKVAPCSATVAISAVRDFGQIDKPDFAGDLNARLESYGTTAISPANLHQAQRRLRG
- a CDS encoding alginate lyase family protein, whose amino-acid sequence is MMFVRQRGLRISAAALLVSLAVTATPAAAAPATFAHPGVLVSKTQLDFVKGKVNSGAQPWKNAYNQMLGSGYASLTRTPKPRATVECGPYSKPNYGCTDEREDAIAAYSLALAWYITGDSRYATKSIAIMDAWSATIKSHTNSNAPLQTGWAGSSWPRAAEIIKYTYSSWPNSGRFGTMLRNVYLPTVIKGSNSNGNWELSMLEAAIGISVFLEDKGSYDTAVSKFRARVPAYIYLTSDGSQPRVTPGSGLDTKAKVVKYWQNQSTFVDGLAQETCRDFTHTGYGLAAIADFAETTRIQGQDLYPEIGDRLRQGLGFHAKYELGAAVPSWLCGGKLNLGLGPVTEVGYNAMHTRLGNDMPNTQQLTESRRPAGTNALFVSWQTLTHANNPN
- a CDS encoding LysR family transcriptional regulator; protein product: MLNPIHLRTLRECVRTGSFAEAARTLGYTASAVSQQMMLLERAVGAALFERSARSVRPTAVGRLLAERSQDVLGALAKLEGEARAIALGEHGTLRLASFATASARVLPPALAEIVARCPGAEVELDEGEPDEVLGGVVDGSVDLALVFEYDLAPREWPISLRRTELLAEPLTIAVPSAHAAEGPEVDLAELADEPWMCTREDTAGARSLGRLAQDAGFTPRIIFRSNDYTVLRDLVARGLGVAMLPGLAVSGEDIRALRPTGVTASRRVLAVHRPHNGNPLLPVALDCLRVAASTVLLG
- a CDS encoding glycosyl hydrolase family 18 protein — protein: MRRTLRRLLVAFATLLLATTSFSPPASAAGSLKAALVLNGNTGEYTVTNTGSAAVSNWAITFQLPSGVTATSGQHGTISQSGTSVTLTPAYYIATLQPGRSTYPYSPTFQLSSAVQPTQCRVDNANCDGSPDTPPSAPGNLRATVKTTTTVTLAWNASTAGSLPVAGYDVYKGDTVAASVTGTTATLTGLTANTAYTFTVKAKDTKGTASPASAPLTVTTNNPGDDTQAPTAPGNLRSTAADSGSVTLAWNASTDNTGVVAYDVYRGGSLAATVTTTTAKVTGLSPSTSYTFTVKARDGYDNASAASNALTASTTDIVSGYARVGYFVQWGIYGRQFFVKNLQTSGAASKLTHLLYAFQNIDPVNLTCLSGVTKGTSANPQDPNQGDGSGDAEADYSRPMSASQSVDGVGDTGWESLRGNFNQLKKLKAANPNLKVLVSLGGWTYSKYFSDVAATDASRKKFVSSCVDTWIKGNIAPYGGAGGPGTAAGIFDGIDIDWEWPGSPDGHPGNHWSPNDKQNLTALLAEFRTQLDAYGATTGKRYQLQAFTPADPGKVSGGWEVDKIFQYLDVANVQGYDFHGAGSDNSWEPNRTGHQGNLYADADDPYTNKFSVEAAIKAYTDKGVNPRKLTLGLAFYGRGWQGVAPGGKNGEWQSATGAAPGQFAEEAGTRGYSNLIASVPGCTVYHDTAAVATSCYTGNNGQWWTFDDTWSIAAKTAWLKSKGLLGVMAWEMSGDGTGALMNAVDGGLR
- a CDS encoding Glu/Leu/Phe/Val dehydrogenase, producing the protein MDLLQSMDEWGPEKIVCVSDTKTGMRGVLVIDNTARGSGKGGVRMSPDVSVNEIARLARVMTWKWAAVDLFHGGAKAGIAGDPNGADKERVLRAFARKLADQIPSQYVAGLDMGLTERDAAIIQDELGDRGAAVGVPEELGGVPYDKLGVTGHGVAESADAALFRIGRSSAGARVAIQGFGAVGAAAARRLHELGAQIVALSTSEGAIYSPSGLDVPKWLDLRAEHGDACVQAAPPQHRIAAGAELLVDCEVLIPAARQDVLDVGLAPDVKAQLIIEGANLPTTPAARQVLAGRGVTVVPDFIANAGGVIAAAFAMDARRSPFRPDPAVIMASVAERVRRNTDQVLTAAERSGTLPHAAAMSIAQSRVRAAMELRGRLP